In Vanessa tameamea isolate UH-Manoa-2023 chromosome 25, ilVanTame1 primary haplotype, whole genome shotgun sequence, a single window of DNA contains:
- the LOC113401827 gene encoding guanine nucleotide-binding protein G(s) subunit alpha: MGCFGSPGAKSGEDDAKSQKRRSDAITRQLQKDKQLYRATHRLLLLGAGESGKSTIVKQMRILHVNGFSDKERREKIEDIKKNIRDAILTITGAMSTLTPPIPLEKPENKARVDYIQDVASQPDFDYPSEFYEHTEELWKDHGVQRTYERSNEYQLIDCAKYFLDQVHIIKRADYTPTEQDILRCRVLTSGIFETQFVVDKVNFHMFDVGGQRDERRKWIQCFNDVTAIIFVTACSSYNMVLREDPTQNRLRESLDLFKSIWNNRWLRTISVILFLNKQDLLAEKVLAGKSRLEEYFAEFARYQTPPDACPDARDHPEVARAKYFIRDEFLRISTASGDGKHYCYPHFTCAVDTENIKRVFNDCRDIIQRMHLRQYELL, from the exons CTATATCGTGCAACGCATCGCTTGCTACTACTCGGCGCTGGTGAGTCAGGGAAATCGACGATCGTGAAGCAGATGCGAATCCTACACGTGAACGGCTTCTCCGACAAGGAGCGACGCGAGAAGATCGAGGATATCAAGAAGAATATACGAGATGCGATACTT ACAATTACTGGTGCGATGAGTACCCTGACTCCGCCCATCCCTCTCGAAAAGCCGGAGAACAAGGCGCGCGTCGATTATATACAG GATGTGGCGTCCCAACCGGATTTCGATTACCCGTCAGAGTTCTACGAACACACGGAGGAGCTGTGGAAGGACCACGGCGTGCAGCGCACCTACGAGCGCAGTAACGAGTACCAACTCATCGACTGTGCCAAGTA ctTCCTGGACCAGGTGCACATCATAAAGCGCGCCGACTACACGCCCACGGAGCAGGACATCCTGCGCTGCCGAGTGCTCACCTCGGGCATCTTCGAGACGCAGTTCGTCGTCGACAAAGTCAATTTCCA CATGTTCGACGTGGGCGGCCAGCGGGACGAGCGACGCAAGTGGATCCAATGCTTCAACGACGTGACCGCCATCATCTTTGTGACGGCCTGCTCCTCCTACAACATGGTGCTGCGTGAGGACCCCACGCAGAACCGGCTCAGAGAGTCGCTCGACCTCTTCAAGAGTATATGGAACAATAG GTGGCTGCGCACGATATCGGTGATCCTGTTCCTGAACAAGCAGGACCTGCTGGCGGAGAAGGTGCTGGCGGGCAAGTCCCGGCTGGAGGAGTACTTCGCGGAGTTCGCGCGCTACCAGACGCCGCCCGACGCCTGCCCCGACGCGCGGGACCACCCCGAGGTCGCGCGCGCCAAGTACTTCATCCGCGACGAGTTcctc CGCATCAGCACGGCGAGCGGGGACGGCAAGCACTACTGCTACCCGCACTTCACGTGCGCGGTGGACACGGAGAACATCAAGCGCGTGTTCAACGACTGCCGCGACATCATCCAGCGCATGCACCTGCGGCAGTACGAGCTGCTCTAA
- the LOC113401837 gene encoding N-acetyltransferase eco: MAATTPRRSLRVPHTHTPKISERKKGLFLAENEASMDSLTKHRRLPVVDSESDSDECDLGIISTLDSSSGEDSDHTIPKTPERSLWHETSQSKKLRETQDLKNFMKSPFTLKKYQTRYSCPETRYSLSTPATPHLQNHPGTPSSTHSCASVHTTSSTSSKARKSLASLIADTESCSSSLKDLNFDTDSGTDSKENTPTKSLRRSSRKLKVTPKLQSFKGILVEQKKNISPMKNAVICLTKIDMSSYISPTQMLKTPHNMSENKSPPKLSHNRRSVVEIVESPESTCDSDKSHKRLHYEGMTDCGPISKHPRLDTSTAPKARLSLFNSDRLKDILSTKSFYGKTNPDLNPSISTKISKAIEVSNTHRRRLFGHTQTQKRKKKTGQINMGVKHKIRKPKMNKSKIMTMKGCNNSAPSALNCSIVSNKSENNDASILSQSSIDDKTDPFNKEKQTIDALLSQWTEEEVPESELIYTKPREELPCFNSTIIEATSQIFEPVTAIPVTTDIYKPQESAVIVELGTQSTILPIPGSIVSPAMSDPLQNTTISTTLQNVSELAQNKTQGMQDVVMMEPEGHTSSHGDMPKTGEFLPVEGGYIFVEGEVVPGQKEIPDLDEIERELKMLDEQILKMAQSNNIDAGAVLASTETEPPVTETPTVSTEDNNKAEKLFPIFSKPNPGINSSNSSKVTEKSKRSLFKSSSDQYVIDAGQKKFGATQCNECGVIYQIGDPQDEHDHLVHHNATDVLKFNGLKEECVVDRTENDRIIRVRGGEAGWKRVQALLARLVHPYLGCAADLPQPAHVYTAYLCIEKKQIIGCLVMEPKTRAYKLIPGDPDCCSVEDYPVKCGVSRVWTARWRRRAGVARRLLQCARASLLHGLALRPDDLAFSAPTPPGKALAAAYCGTDSFYVYLD; encoded by the exons ATGGCTGCAACAACACCACGACGTTCATTGCGGGTTCCGCATACCCATACTCCGAAAATATCTGAAAGAAAAAAGGGGCTGTTTTTGGCGGAAAACGAAGCTTCGATGGATTCACTGACGAAACATCGTCGCCTACCCGTAGTTGATAGTGAAAGCGACAGCGATGAATGTGACCTGGGCATCATCAGCACCCTCGATTCCAGCTCTGGCGAGGACTCTGATCATACTATACCTAAAACTCCAGAGAGGTCCCTTTGGC ATGAAACAAGCCAGTCAAAGAAGTTGAGAGAGACACAAGATTTGAAAAATTTCATGAAATCTCCTTTCACACTAAAGAAATATCAGACTCGATACTCATGTCCAGAGACAAGATACTCCCTGTCGACTCCCGCCACACCACACTTACAGAACCACCCTGGCACACCATCTTCTACGCACTCATGTGCAAGTGTTCATACTACATCTTCAACATCCAGTAAAGCTCGTAAGAGTCTAGCTAGTCTCATAGCCGATACAGAAAGCTGCAGTAGCTCATTGAAAGATCTGAACTTTGACACAGATTCTGGAACAGATTCCAAAGAAAACACCCCTACTAAATCCCTGCGACGATCATCACGAAAACTAAAAGTCACTCCGAAACTTCAGAGTTTTAAGGGTATACTAGTGGAGcagaagaaaaatatatcacCAATGAAGAATGCCGTGATCTGTCTAACGAAAATAGATATGAGTAGCTACATATCGCCGACCCAGATGCTGAAAACTCCGCATAATATGTCGGAAAACAAATCACCGCCTAAACTAAGTCATAATCGGCGATCCGTTGTTGAAATTGTCGAAAGTCCTGAATCTACTTGTGATAGCGACAAGAGCCACAAGAGACTTCACTATGAAGGCATGACAGATTGCGGACCCATTTCAAAACATCCCAGATTAGATACAAGTACAGCTCCCAAGGCACGGCTTTCGTTGTTCAACAGCGACAGACTCAAAGATATTCTGTCAACTAAATCATTTTACGGTAAAACAAACCCAGATCTGAATCCTAGTATATCAACTAAAATTTCTAAAGCCATTGAGGTATCAAATACTCACCGACGTCGTCTCTTCGGTCACACTCAAACCCAAAAACGCAAAAAGAAAACGGGTCAGATCAATATGGGCGTTAAGCACAAGATACGTAAGCCGAAAATGAACAAATCTAAGATTATGACCATGAAAGGATGTAACAATTCCGCCCCCAGTGCATTAAATTGTAGCATCGTTTCCAATAAGTCGGAGAATAATGATGCCTCGATTTTAAGCCAATCTTCAATAGATG ATAAAACAGATCCTTTCAACAAAGAAAAGCAAACAATTGATGCCCTTCTTAGTCAATGGACAGAAGAAGAGGTGCCTGAGTCTGAACTCATTTACACCAAGCCTCGAGAAGAACTACCCTGCTTCAATAGTACAATTATTGAAGCGACCAGCCAAATATTTGAACCGGTCACAGCAATACCTGTCACCACAGACATATATAAGCCCCAGGAATCAGCTGTTATTGTGGAATTGGGTACTCAAAGTACCATCTTACCAATACCTGGTAGCATTGTTTCTCCAGCCATGTCAGACCCCTTGCAAAATACGACCATATCGACAACATTGCAAAATGTATCTGAATTGGCCCAAAATAAAACGCAAGGCATGCAGGATGTAGTAATGATGGAACCTGAAGGCCATACTTCCAGTCATGGCGATATGCCAAAGACTGGTGAGTTCCTACCTGTGGAAGGAGGATATATATTTGTTGAAGGGGAAGTAGTACCTG gaCAAAAAGAAATTCCAGACTTGGATGAAATTGAGCGTGAACTTAAAATGCTTGATGAGCAGATATTAAAAATGGCGCAGTCAAATAATATCGACGCTGGTGCCGTTCTGGCCTCCACTGAAACCGAGCCCCCTGTTACTG aaaCACCAACAGTCAGTACTGAAGACAACAATAAGGCGGAAAAATTGTTCCCGATTTTCAGTAAACCTAATCCTGGAATTAACAGCTCTAATAGTTCAAAAG taacGGAAAAGAGCAAGCGATCCTTGTTCAAAAGTTCTAGTGATCAATATGTAATTGACGCTGGACAAAAGAAATTCGGAGCAACGCAATGCAATGAATGTGGTGTTATTTATCAG ATTGGAGATCCCCAGGACGAGCATGATCATTTAGTTCATCACAATGCCACTGATGTACTGAAGTTTAAT GGTTTGAAGGAGGAATGCGTGGTGGACAGGACGGAGAACGATCGCATCATCCGCGTGCGAGGTGGCGAGGCGGGCTGGAAACGCGTGCAGGCGCTGCTCGCCCGGCTGGTGCACCCGTACCTGGGCTGCGCCGCCGACCTGCCGCAGCCCGCGCACGTGTACACG gCATATCTATGTATAGAGAAGAAACAAATAATTGGGTGTCTCGTAATGGAACCCAAGACGAGAGCCTACAAATTAATACCCGGCGATCCCGATTGCTGCAGCGTAGAAGATTATCCAGTCAA ATGCGGCGTGTCGCGCGTGTGGACGGCGCGCTGGCGGCGCCGCGCGGGCGTGGCGCGCCGCCTGCTGCAGTGCGCGCGCGCCTCGCTGCTGCACGGCCTCGCGCTGCGCCCCGACGACCTCGCCTTCAGCGCGCCCACGCCGCCGGGCAAGGCGCTCGCCGCCGCCTACTGCGGCACCGACAGCTTCTACGTCTATCTCGACTGA